One genomic window of Malaciobacter molluscorum LMG 25693 includes the following:
- a CDS encoding GGDEF domain-containing protein, with protein sequence MSNTMINSFKQALEEKQKNLSSSELSINNDKRLIKIFSDSLKYLAISLKNSYEINIIDISFFNKKNKYSDYIYKSENNTNSNLLIDYKISLSHNIEIIYEITANDRKHYKKLKNNYEILITTFDIISQTLYNKYLEECIKQLSLKDQITGLYNRKYLELYLDKILSLSKRENKKIAFLKIGIDKFKAVIDEFDYKIGDKVLISLSNLLKNIVRKSDIVVKIDSDEFLVVLQNIGNEENAKMLAQKIIESFAEKPIIVNNETTQTLFKTICIGISLFPDNADTIEEILRTSDNALYEAKNQGRSRFFLYNDRKMHTIDLF encoded by the coding sequence ATGAGTAATACAATGATTAACTCTTTTAAACAAGCTTTAGAAGAGAAACAAAAAAATTTATCATCCTCAGAGCTCTCTATTAATAATGATAAAAGATTAATTAAAATTTTTTCTGATTCATTGAAATACCTTGCAATTTCTTTAAAAAATAGTTATGAAATAAATATAATTGATATATCTTTTTTTAACAAAAAAAATAAATACTCAGATTATATTTATAAATCTGAGAATAATACAAATAGTAACCTTTTAATTGATTATAAGATTAGTTTAAGTCATAATATTGAAATTATTTATGAAATAACTGCAAATGATAGAAAACACTATAAAAAATTAAAAAATAATTATGAAATTCTAATAACAACATTTGACATTATCTCTCAAACTCTTTATAATAAATATTTAGAAGAGTGTATTAAACAGTTATCTTTAAAAGATCAAATAACAGGTCTTTATAATAGAAAGTATCTAGAACTTTATTTAGATAAAATTTTATCTTTAAGTAAAAGAGAAAATAAAAAGATAGCTTTTTTAAAAATAGGAATAGATAAATTTAAAGCTGTAATTGATGAATTTGACTATAAAATTGGAGATAAAGTTTTAATTTCTTTATCTAATTTATTAAAAAATATAGTTAGAAAATCAGATATAGTAGTAAAAATTGATTCTGATGAATTTTTAGTTGTTTTACAAAATATTGGAAACGAAGAAAATGCAAAAATGCTTGCACAAAAAATCATTGAAAGTTTTGCAGAAAAACCAATTATTGTAAATAATGAAACAACACAAACTCTTTTTAAAACAATTTGTATAGGAATCTCGCTTTTCCCAGATAATGCTGATACAATAGAAGAGATTTTAAGAACTTCTGATAATGCACTGTATGAAGCAAAAAATCAAGGTAGAAGTAGATTTTTCTTATATAATGACAGAAAAATGCATACAATAGATCTATTTTAG
- a CDS encoding M20/M25/M40 family metallo-hydrolase, with protein sequence MSQIIDIFKQITNIPRCSGTHEPFINFMKEYAKKYDYLCLVDKTNNILCKKENSKAKLSFQSHYDIVCLSDNCVPKIVQEEDILKAEDSTLGSDNGMGCSYMLYLMSQNYDCEFLFTSDEEIGLIGANNLDLELNSQYMLNLDSEEEGEICIGCAGGVDIFGKNFNKKIIKNDENLDLYEVSISNLQGGHSGVDIDKNIPNAIKLLVKTIKECDGKILDINAGERINSIPANAKAIIATNKEPIASHKNMKIQKIDTKSEHLNIFDEKIIDFLYSFSNGVRGYDKKLGVVLNSINLAKIETTIDSINVELSARSMENSELKNITDETVVLLQTHNFEVKTAGKYPAWKPDVNEFTNIVLDTYKKYNDKASLEAIHAGLECAIFKDKFPNIKVASIGPTINFPHSKKEQVSIKSVEKVFEVVKEITDKFV encoded by the coding sequence TTGAGCCAGATTATTGATATTTTTAAACAAATAACAAATATTCCTAGATGTAGTGGTACACATGAACCATTTATTAACTTTATGAAAGAGTACGCAAAAAAATATGACTATTTATGCTTAGTTGATAAAACAAATAATATTTTATGTAAAAAAGAAAATTCAAAAGCAAAACTTAGTTTTCAAAGTCATTATGACATTGTATGTTTAAGTGATAATTGTGTTCCTAAAATTGTACAAGAAGAAGATATATTAAAAGCAGAAGATTCAACTCTTGGTAGTGATAATGGAATGGGTTGTTCATATATGTTATATCTTATGAGCCAAAACTATGATTGTGAATTTCTTTTTACAAGTGATGAAGAGATTGGTTTAATTGGTGCAAATAATTTAGATTTAGAACTAAATTCACAATATATGCTTAATCTTGATAGTGAAGAAGAAGGCGAAATTTGCATTGGTTGTGCTGGTGGAGTTGATATCTTTGGAAAAAACTTTAATAAAAAAATCATAAAAAATGATGAAAATCTAGATTTATACGAAGTTTCTATTTCAAATTTGCAAGGTGGACATAGTGGAGTTGATATAGATAAAAATATTCCAAATGCTATAAAACTTTTAGTAAAAACTATTAAAGAGTGTGATGGGAAAATTTTAGATATAAACGCAGGTGAAAGAATAAACTCAATTCCAGCAAATGCAAAAGCAATAATTGCAACAAATAAAGAGCCAATTGCTTCACATAAAAATATGAAAATTCAAAAGATTGATACAAAATCTGAACATCTAAATATATTTGATGAAAAGATTATTGACTTTTTATACTCATTTTCAAATGGAGTTAGAGGTTATGATAAAAAACTTGGAGTAGTTCTAAACTCAATTAATCTTGCAAAAATAGAAACAACAATTGATAGTATTAATGTTGAATTAAGTGCAAGGTCAATGGAAAATAGTGAACTAAAAAATATTACAGATGAAACAGTTGTTTTATTACAAACACATAACTTTGAAGTTAAAACAGCAGGAAAATATCCAGCATGGAAACCAGATGTAAATGAGTTTACAAATATTGTATTAGATACTTATAAAAAGTATAATGATAAAGCATCTCTTGAAGCAATTCATGCAGGACTTGAGTGTGCAATATTTAAAGATAAATTTCCAAATATTAAAGTAGCTTCAATTGGACCAACAATAAACTTTCCACACTCTAAAAAAGAGCAAGTAAGTATAAAATCAGTTGAAAAAGTATTTGAAGTAGTAAAAGAGATTACAGATAAGTTTGTATAA
- a CDS encoding IclR family transcriptional regulator codes for MQKQNKSLSKGLCVLKEIMSSNKPLTANILCQKLQIDKSTMSRLITTLMTEEFIEYKDNTKEIVLSDIVRKIIHKDDRQKIVEKTKALLDEIFYLTDECAYIGILDNNSVLYLNQVDKSKRVLKTIDSVGLHAPLHTNAFGKVILAFCKEVNIENVELKKFTTNTITSITKLKKEIEAVSQKGYAIGIEEHEFGLCSVAVPYFNKRGQFVGPVGISGLSVRMDEVKLHELGQKIFKLVNSSFV; via the coding sequence GTGCAAAAACAAAATAAATCACTATCAAAAGGCTTATGTGTTTTAAAAGAGATAATGTCTAGCAATAAACCTTTAACTGCTAATATTTTATGCCAAAAATTGCAAATTGATAAAAGTACAATGTCTAGACTTATTACTACTTTGATGACAGAAGAGTTTATAGAGTATAAAGATAATACAAAAGAGATAGTTTTAAGTGATATTGTTAGAAAAATAATACATAAAGATGATAGACAAAAAATTGTTGAAAAGACAAAAGCACTATTAGATGAAATATTTTATTTAACTGATGAGTGTGCTTATATTGGAATTTTGGATAATAATTCTGTTTTATATTTAAATCAAGTTGATAAATCAAAAAGAGTTTTAAAAACTATTGATTCAGTTGGTTTACATGCACCTTTACATACAAATGCTTTTGGTAAAGTAATTTTAGCTTTTTGTAAAGAAGTAAATATTGAAAATGTAGAGTTGAAAAAATTTACTACAAATACAATTACAAGTATAACAAAACTAAAAAAAGAGATAGAAGCAGTTTCTCAAAAAGGTTATGCAATAGGAATAGAAGAGCATGAGTTTGGACTTTGTTCTGTTGCTGTTCCATACTTTAATAAAAGAGGGCAGTTTGTAGGACCTGTTGGAATTTCTGGTTTATCAGTAAGAATGGATGAAGTAAAATTACATGAACTTGGACAAAAAATATTTAAATTAGTTAATTCAAGTTTTGTATAA
- a CDS encoding MBL fold metallo-hydrolase: MQIKKQQMGDYQTNCYIVTIDNKDLIIDPGVNATPWVKQNVTNPIAILNTHGHFDHVWSNKELSEDLNIKIYCPKNDEFMLKNDPYGLGMKPSKADVLVEPDEEFDFDGIKVKFHFFPGHTPGCSAIEIENNLFTGDFIFKNSIGRCDFPFSNPNDMKNSIIRILKWDKNFRVYPGHGSHTTLFQEKESLKAWLNYL, from the coding sequence ATGCAAATAAAAAAACAACAAATGGGTGATTATCAAACAAACTGTTATATTGTTACTATTGATAATAAAGATTTAATAATTGATCCAGGTGTAAATGCAACACCGTGGGTAAAACAAAATGTTACAAATCCTATTGCAATTTTAAACACACATGGACATTTTGATCATGTATGGTCAAATAAAGAATTAAGTGAAGATTTAAATATAAAAATATATTGTCCTAAAAATGATGAATTTATGTTAAAAAACGATCCTTACGGATTAGGAATGAAACCCTCAAAAGCGGATGTTTTAGTTGAACCTGATGAAGAGTTTGATTTTGATGGAATTAAAGTTAAATTTCATTTTTTCCCGGGTCATACTCCTGGATGTTCTGCAATTGAAATAGAAAATAATCTTTTTACAGGAGATTTTATTTTTAAGAACTCTATTGGTAGATGTGATTTTCCTTTTTCAAATCCAAATGATATGAAAAATAGTATAATTAGAATTTTAAAATGGGATAAAAACTTCAGAGTATATCCAGGACATGGATCACACACAACTCTTTTTCAAGAGAAAGAGTCTTTAAAAGCTTGGTTAAATTATTTATAA
- the ccsA gene encoding cytochrome c biogenesis protein CcsA yields MTNVLFSFKTTLALLMILALGAAVATFIENDYGTSTARVLVYNNIWYEAALVLTTINLCGIIFKYKMWKHPARFIFHVSFVVILIGSGVTRYLGYEGIIHIREGETQNQMISLEPYLQIKINQKDATYYKEYKKEFANTIYGEESNSIPKQIFASIVKAANNFDHKIKFNDKVLDIKYNNYLFVKKGNASMGILAVDVTLNGETKTIKLPGKRGQEGVVKVEDFGDTVVTLEYGSKILTLPFSIKLRDFQLDRYPGSMAPSSYASEVTVIQKNKEPFDYRIFMNRTLHEGNFLFFQSSYDQDEKGTILSVNNDPGKWPTYLGYFLLSLGLIWNLFDKKSRFWKLTKYLKNNTAASFLLACLLSFGFTTNAKAIEQQSIATSAQDTVINYLNAFQKDSKQTAEKFSYLVTQSGMGRMKPMDSLNNEILHKISSRGSLFGMNANQIVLGMLTRPEIWRHIRMIKIKTPKLKKLLGVDPSRKYIAFSEVFTKDGRYKLEKEAQEASMSKPSERGTFEKDIIQLDEKLNVSYMVYNANLFKIFPRVSSGKVDDNNRWYNPLDAFSFFKGQNKTAVETMTRGFVNSVINEDYDSANKFIDMISTYQKKVGADVIPSESKINQEIFFNKLDIFFKLTIAYLIVGLIMLIVAFFVVFNPKIKPVKITKLFFIILAILFALHTAGMGFRWIISGHAPWSNTYESLLYISWSAVFAGVVFFRRSLLALSAAIIVASIFMFTAHLTTIDPQITNLVPVLKSYWLTIHVSILTASYGFFGLAAILSYMALIMFIFRKNRPHMDNNIKNVVAITEVALIIGLSAITIGNFLGGVWANESWGRYWGWDPKETWAYVSIVIYAFVVHMRFVKKLNTPFALSVASLLAFSTILMTYFGVNFYLSGMHSYATGDPVPIPMWVYYVTAIVIITIALASRNRDLKDTICEAKNQVN; encoded by the coding sequence GTGACTAATGTCTTGTTTTCTTTTAAAACAACGCTAGCCCTACTAATGATTTTAGCTCTTGGCGCAGCAGTTGCTACTTTTATTGAAAACGACTATGGTACTTCAACTGCAAGAGTTTTAGTATACAATAATATATGGTATGAAGCGGCATTAGTATTAACAACAATCAATCTTTGTGGAATAATATTTAAATATAAGATGTGGAAACATCCTGCAAGATTTATTTTTCATGTTTCATTTGTTGTTATACTAATAGGATCTGGTGTTACTAGGTATTTAGGTTATGAAGGTATCATTCATATAAGAGAAGGGGAAACTCAAAATCAGATGATATCTTTAGAGCCTTATTTACAAATAAAAATAAATCAAAAAGATGCAACTTATTATAAAGAGTATAAAAAAGAGTTTGCAAATACAATTTATGGTGAAGAAAGTAATTCTATACCTAAACAAATTTTTGCATCTATTGTAAAAGCTGCAAATAATTTTGATCATAAAATTAAATTTAATGACAAGGTTTTAGATATTAAATATAATAATTATCTATTTGTAAAAAAAGGTAATGCTTCAATGGGTATTTTAGCTGTTGATGTAACATTAAATGGTGAAACAAAAACAATCAAACTTCCAGGTAAAAGAGGTCAAGAAGGTGTTGTAAAAGTCGAAGATTTTGGAGATACTGTTGTAACACTTGAATATGGTTCTAAAATACTAACTCTTCCTTTTAGCATAAAATTAAGAGATTTCCAACTTGATAGATATCCAGGAAGTATGGCTCCTTCTTCTTATGCATCTGAAGTTACAGTTATTCAAAAAAATAAAGAACCTTTCGATTATAGAATATTTATGAATAGAACTTTACATGAAGGAAACTTTTTATTTTTTCAAAGTTCTTATGACCAAGATGAAAAAGGAACAATATTGTCAGTAAATAATGACCCAGGGAAATGGCCTACATATTTAGGATACTTTTTATTATCACTTGGTTTAATTTGGAATTTATTTGATAAAAAAAGTAGATTTTGGAAATTAACAAAATATCTTAAAAATAATACAGCAGCTTCATTTTTATTAGCCTGTTTATTAAGTTTTGGTTTTACTACGAACGCAAAAGCTATTGAACAACAAAGTATTGCTACTTCTGCTCAAGATACAGTAATTAACTATTTAAATGCATTTCAAAAAGATTCAAAACAAACTGCAGAAAAATTTTCTTATTTAGTTACTCAAAGTGGAATGGGAAGAATGAAACCTATGGATAGTTTAAATAATGAAATATTACATAAAATATCTTCAAGAGGTTCTTTATTTGGAATGAATGCAAATCAGATTGTTCTTGGTATGTTAACAAGGCCTGAAATATGGAGACATATTAGAATGATTAAAATCAAAACTCCAAAACTAAAAAAACTACTTGGAGTTGACCCATCTAGAAAATATATTGCATTTTCAGAAGTTTTTACAAAAGATGGTAGATACAAACTTGAAAAAGAAGCTCAAGAAGCTTCTATGTCAAAACCTTCAGAAAGAGGAACATTTGAAAAAGACATTATTCAATTAGATGAAAAGTTAAATGTTTCATATATGGTATATAATGCAAATTTATTTAAAATTTTTCCAAGAGTTAGTAGTGGGAAAGTTGATGATAATAATAGATGGTATAATCCATTGGATGCTTTTTCTTTCTTTAAAGGACAAAATAAAACAGCAGTTGAAACTATGACAAGAGGTTTTGTTAATTCAGTAATAAATGAAGATTATGACTCTGCAAACAAATTTATTGACATGATTAGCACTTATCAGAAAAAAGTTGGAGCAGATGTTATTCCAAGTGAATCTAAAATTAATCAAGAGATATTCTTTAATAAATTAGACATATTTTTTAAATTAACAATTGCTTATTTAATAGTTGGATTAATTATGTTAATTGTTGCATTTTTTGTTGTTTTTAATCCAAAAATCAAACCTGTAAAAATTACTAAACTTTTCTTTATAATTCTTGCAATTTTATTTGCATTACATACAGCAGGAATGGGATTTAGATGGATTATTTCAGGACATGCACCTTGGTCAAATACTTATGAGTCTTTATTATATATCTCATGGTCAGCTGTGTTTGCAGGTGTAGTTTTCTTTAGACGATCACTATTAGCTTTAAGTGCTGCAATTATTGTTGCAAGTATTTTCATGTTTACTGCACACTTAACAACAATTGATCCACAAATTACAAACTTAGTACCAGTATTAAAATCATACTGGTTAACAATACATGTTTCTATTTTGACAGCCTCTTATGGATTTTTTGGTTTAGCTGCAATTTTAAGTTATATGGCATTAATCATGTTTATTTTTAGAAAAAATAGACCACATATGGATAATAATATTAAAAATGTAGTTGCAATTACTGAAGTTGCTTTGATCATTGGATTAAGTGCAATTACTATTGGTAACTTCCTTGGTGGTGTATGGGCAAATGAATCATGGGGAAGATACTGGGGATGGGATCCAAAAGAGACTTGGGCTTATGTATCAATTGTAATTTATGCATTTGTTGTACATATGAGATTTGTTAAAAAATTAAATACTCCATTTGCTTTATCTGTTGCTTCATTATTAGCATTTAGTACAATCTTAATGACATACTTTGGAGTAAACTTCTACTTATCTGGTATGCACTCATACGCAACAGGAGATCCTGTTCCAATTCCTATGTGGGTATATTATGTAACAGCAATTGTAATTATTACTATTGCTTTAGCTTCAAGAAATAGAGATTTAAAAGATACAATCTGTGAAGCAAAAAATCAAGTGAACTAA
- the cmoB gene encoding tRNA 5-methoxyuridine(34)/uridine 5-oxyacetic acid(34) synthase CmoB: protein MNIEEIKKEKIKCLEWKNVKPWYEQVKKSFNIQKDNLFVDYSDWFTIGEKQDLTKEEHEVILETAKKLIPWRKGPFNLFGLKIDSEWQSNIKYNLIRPHFNLKDKVVADIGCNNGYYMFRMLEDKPKRLIGFDPSALTMLQFEFINHFVKSDIIYEKLGVEHLEYYNHTFDFIFMLGVLYHRADPVGCLKSLAKGLNKNGEILIDTFMIDGEEEVALTPNGRYSKIPNIYFIPTIPALKNWLNRAGFEDIEVIAITTTTSEEQRKTKWSFDQSLEDFLDKDDKTKTVEGYPAPKRVYIKAKKKN, encoded by the coding sequence ATGAATATAGAAGAAATAAAAAAAGAAAAAATAAAATGTTTAGAATGGAAAAATGTCAAGCCTTGGTATGAGCAAGTAAAAAAGTCATTTAACATACAAAAAGATAATTTATTTGTAGATTATAGTGATTGGTTTACTATTGGTGAAAAACAAGATTTAACTAAAGAAGAGCATGAAGTCATTTTAGAAACTGCAAAAAAACTTATTCCATGGAGAAAGGGTCCTTTCAATCTTTTTGGATTAAAAATTGATAGCGAATGGCAAAGTAATATAAAATATAATCTTATTAGACCTCATTTTAATTTAAAAGATAAAGTAGTTGCAGATATTGGTTGTAACAATGGTTATTATATGTTTAGAATGTTAGAAGATAAACCTAAACGTTTGATTGGCTTTGATCCTAGTGCATTAACTATGTTGCAATTTGAATTTATTAATCATTTTGTTAAATCAGATATTATATATGAAAAACTTGGCGTTGAACATTTAGAGTATTATAATCATACATTTGATTTCATTTTTATGTTAGGAGTTTTATATCATAGAGCAGATCCAGTAGGGTGTTTAAAATCACTAGCAAAAGGTTTAAATAAAAATGGTGAGATATTAATAGATACTTTTATGATTGATGGTGAAGAAGAAGTTGCTTTAACACCAAATGGAAGATATTCAAAAATACCGAATATATATTTTATCCCAACAATTCCTGCATTAAAAAATTGGTTGAATAGAGCAGGCTTTGAAGATATTGAAGTAATAGCTATTACTACAACTACGTCAGAGGAACAAAGGAAAACTAAATGGTCATTTGATCAAAGTTTGGAAGATTTTCTTGATAAAGATGATAAAACTAAAACAGTAGAAGGTTATCCTGCACCTAAAAGAGTATATATTAAAGCTAAGAAGAAAAACTAA
- a CDS encoding thioredoxin domain-containing protein: MKNLILLTIFAIAFSFAIYYNENFLIKITKQEKPLPLKKINSINNRINLYFKDNSKIILNDKDSIIFFLNNTNKDSIQLKEFIINSKIIQQKLTKEVNSYYININENKKHTIFYKDEKLNIDSKTMLSLYNIDTVPTLIFLDMNNKEIFSLIGKLGEQQLIATLNFIKDKLYKNKDRKSGEVYNSLIEYYKKNAITIENFIK; the protein is encoded by the coding sequence ATGAAAAATTTAATTTTATTAACAATTTTTGCAATAGCATTTTCATTTGCTATTTACTATAATGAAAACTTTTTAATCAAAATAACAAAACAAGAAAAACCTCTTCCTTTAAAAAAAATAAATTCAATAAACAACAGAATAAATCTATATTTTAAAGATAATTCTAAAATTATTTTAAATGATAAAGATTCAATAATATTTTTTCTTAATAATACAAATAAAGACTCTATACAATTAAAAGAGTTTATTATAAACTCTAAAATAATTCAACAAAAATTAACTAAAGAAGTAAATTCTTACTATATAAATATAAATGAAAATAAAAAACATACTATTTTTTATAAAGATGAGAAATTAAATATTGATTCAAAAACAATGTTAAGTCTTTATAATATTGATACTGTTCCTACATTGATTTTCCTTGATATGAATAATAAAGAGATATTTTCATTAATAGGTAAATTAGGAGAACAACAACTTATTGCTACTTTAAACTTTATAAAAGATAAACTATACAAAAATAAAGATAGAAAAAGTGGTGAAGTATATAATAGTTTAATCGAGTATTATAAAAAAAATGCAATTACAATAGAAAACTTCATAAAGTAA
- a CDS encoding GGDEF domain-containing protein has product MRKNILNLIKSSATNEEDFKALENIFILYDQLQFASNIKQMADDIYNWLHNTFEIDNVLISLFDIESNSKEEILEHGDQFYLDDKLSFFFIINTHTNLNAIVSFCASDEKHFDTLDKKYTIIESAFFQVSPILQNGIIKKNYIESLSLDSVTNVFNRHYLVENLNKQITLSGKHHKKIYFLMVGIDHFKAVVDEFDYDIGDKVLIELAKVIHSNISEFDMVARLTGDEFLISILTTENDNDIINIANKIITNFSEVGIKVSHNPEQILKKTICIGYDVYTFNENKSIDDTIKNADIALYEAKNKGRSQVFDFSNLKEEDNIDLF; this is encoded by the coding sequence TTGAGAAAAAATATATTAAATTTAATAAAATCATCAGCAACAAATGAAGAAGATTTTAAGGCCTTAGAAAATATTTTTATTTTATATGACCAATTACAATTTGCATCAAATATCAAGCAAATGGCTGATGATATATACAATTGGTTACACAATACATTTGAAATAGACAATGTATTAATATCTTTATTTGATATTGAAAGTAATTCTAAAGAAGAGATTTTAGAGCATGGAGATCAGTTTTATTTGGATGATAAATTATCTTTTTTCTTTATTATTAATACGCATACAAACTTAAATGCTATAGTTTCTTTTTGTGCATCAGATGAAAAACATTTTGATACACTTGATAAAAAATATACGATAATCGAATCAGCTTTTTTTCAAGTTTCTCCAATTTTACAAAATGGAATTATCAAGAAAAACTATATCGAATCTTTATCTTTAGATTCAGTAACTAATGTTTTTAATAGGCATTATTTAGTTGAGAACTTAAATAAACAAATTACATTATCAGGAAAACACCACAAAAAGATATATTTTCTTATGGTTGGAATTGATCATTTTAAAGCAGTTGTTGATGAATTTGATTATGATATTGGTGATAAAGTTTTAATAGAATTAGCAAAAGTAATTCACTCAAATATCTCTGAATTTGATATGGTTGCTAGATTAACAGGTGATGAATTTTTAATCTCAATATTAACAACTGAAAATGACAATGATATAATAAATATTGCGAATAAAATTATTACTAACTTTTCTGAAGTTGGAATAAAAGTTTCACATAATCCAGAACAAATATTGAAAAAAACAATTTGTATTGGGTATGATGTTTATACATTTAATGAAAATAAAAGTATTGATGATACAATAAAAAATGCAGACATTGCTTTATATGAAGCTAAAAACAAAGGGAGAAGCCAAGTATTTGACTTCAGTAATTTAAAAGAAGAAGATAACATAGATTTATTTTAG
- a CDS encoding HpcH/HpaI aldolase/citrate lyase family protein, whose amino-acid sequence MTSSQLNLSKLTANDDLTPLLGGYWPGIQIYYPPIKFNPLDGTYETMEQAKLRLQKHAYKTKAHTVLFDLEDGCRQKAMSRELLIQELPKFPERNFQIAVRINPFRTEEYEEDLKMLKQIHKYIDVIVLAKAGEVYGDAEIRDLSSWLVSINANLTIQPIIEHPKSLQIASDLMDYSTVKHVVFGIHDFSKAMAYKITPEGWIDELKTFFNILTMEARIKGAGVIGGVEVMLTPNSLPDSCLEKKDIRRWLDLHGDDASRHVYSHAKKECAMGLTGKQVITPNHINVCKVAFTPSPKEIEHDVAVLKAAIEADALLSGAIRFEGEMLDPPMFGKALQNILRAYALRSLSTEHQDFALTVLNKMPIHTFRENWPYGQI is encoded by the coding sequence ATGACATCATCACAATTAAATTTATCAAAGTTAACGGCTAATGATGATTTAACACCATTGCTTGGTGGTTACTGGCCAGGTATTCAAATATACTATCCTCCAATTAAGTTTAATCCATTAGATGGAACTTATGAAACAATGGAGCAAGCAAAATTAAGATTACAAAAACACGCTTATAAAACAAAAGCACATACAGTACTGTTTGATTTAGAAGATGGATGTAGACAAAAAGCTATGAGTAGAGAACTTCTAATTCAAGAGTTACCAAAATTTCCAGAGAGAAATTTTCAAATAGCAGTTAGAATAAATCCATTTAGAACAGAAGAGTATGAAGAAGATTTAAAAATGTTAAAACAAATTCATAAATATATTGATGTAATTGTTTTAGCAAAAGCTGGGGAAGTTTATGGAGATGCGGAGATTAGAGACTTATCTTCTTGGTTAGTTTCAATTAATGCAAACTTAACTATTCAGCCAATTATTGAGCATCCGAAATCACTGCAAATTGCTTCTGATTTAATGGATTACTCAACAGTTAAACACGTAGTATTTGGAATCCATGACTTTTCAAAAGCGATGGCATATAAAATCACACCGGAAGGTTGGATTGATGAGTTAAAAACATTTTTTAATATTCTTACAATGGAAGCAAGAATTAAAGGTGCAGGTGTAATTGGTGGAGTTGAAGTTATGCTTACACCAAACTCTTTACCTGATTCATGTTTAGAAAAAAAAGATATAAGAAGATGGCTTGATTTACACGGAGATGATGCATCAAGACATGTATATTCTCATGCAAAAAAAGAGTGTGCAATGGGTCTTACAGGAAAACAAGTAATTACACCAAATCATATAAATGTGTGTAAAGTTGCTTTTACTCCAAGTCCAAAAGAGATAGAGCACGATGTAGCAGTATTAAAAGCAGCAATTGAAGCTGATGCACTATTAAGTGGTGCAATAAGATTTGAAGGTGAGATGTTAGATCCACCAATGTTTGGAAAAGCTTTACAAAATATCTTAAGAGCGTATGCTTTAAGAAGTTTAAGCACAGAACATCAAGATTTTGCATTAACAGTATTAAATAAAATGCCAATTCACACATTTAGAGAAAACTGGCCATATGGTCAAATATAG